The genome window GAGCCTTGTATTATGGATGTTAAGATTGGTGAGTGTTTGAAGATTGTACTTAGTTcagcttgcgatggatgtacctctgactaccccaattagctTATGTGTATTGAACACCTGTTATATTTCTTTCAGGTAAAAGAACATGGGACCCTTTAGCAACAGAAGAGAAAATCCTCAGCGAACAGAACAAATACCGCGAATGTAAACAGCAACTTGGGTTCTGCATCCCGGGGTACCAGGTGCACTCGCTGCCGGGAGGCAAGCTGCTGCGCTTTGGGAAGGACCACGGAAAGAGGCTGCACGGACATATGGTCGTTGCTGGTacgtcacaaaaaaaatgtgcGCGACGAGCGTCAACTCAAATGAcaatggctttttggcgggaaaccggAACGGggcggttgctttcttcattgaataatctaaataattaatacgaagtggtgttttgtagttaataatcgcattaagttagtcggaaaacattcgcgacaatgttattatatcggagtattcggtggacaaagtgtatctacctattttcgcttcgtgccaacaagccgcttcataactcaaaagtttatgcggacttttgagttaattcgtttggggttccgagtaggagtctgctccgagggtgggggcttaggtttcatcatcatcagacatggctgtatgggcatagttttgccttacccttcggggaaaaccgaaacaaaaaataaatcatatgaCAGTTTgacacttaatttttttttggcgggaacgggacagttgctttcttcattgaataatctaaataattaataagtacgaagtggtgttttgtggttaatgactTGACCACCCCGACTGGGAATGTAATCCTGAGCGTATGTAATGTATTTGTagcatcttatttttttttacttccatTTATTTTCAGCGATAAGAAAGTTCCTGAACGGCACAACCTTCCTATGCCGGTCGTTGGTGCTGGCACTGTTGTCTCGATTGTGGAAGATCCAGCGCTGGGCGGCGCGGCAGCGATCCTTGAAACTGTACTCCGCCTCGCTGCTGCTGGTGTACGACGCCGCGCGGCTGAGGGACTGCTGCCCTGATAACGACACGTATGTATACACATAGCTCTCCTATGGTCCAGTAGTTAGAACGATATGAAAGTTCAGGTTCGATTCCAAACTcaccttgtgagactgtcttttatttatttcggcGGTGTTTGAATGGCCTGATTGTTcgcaaaaagtaagatgatggaaggcaccttaagccgttggtccgtgcccagcagtgggatgtatatgaACTGTTCTGTCAGACGTAAAAGTCTCACTGCTGGGCGCGACCTTCTTCCTTTCAATTAATTGGACTATACTTCTCCTTCGCGCACTCGAATGTTCTATGCCGTctgatttcataaaaaaaaatgttcaataagtatttagttattcgttaattaacaattaaattacgaaaaatcaattatttaattaaataattttatacagcATGCTGTGTCGCGCACAGCCCGCGGCGCGACGCGCCTCCATCCACTCCATCAGCCCCGACGCCGGCTCCAACTTCAGCGGCCAGCtcaccgccaaaggcccaacTTATAAGAGAGTCAACGCAGTCCCCATCAGCCCCCTATCCTTAGCGCACTCCAGCTTCACTCCTCCCTCGCCTATCCACTCCCCTTGGACAGAGGCCCTGGACAAACTACACCATAACCACTCCTTTGACCATAATTATGAAGATAAGCTTTCTAAAATCAAAATGAACTACAGAGCGCAGTTAGAACAACTATCAGACGACACTCCTACCCCCAACCCGTGGGGAACAGTTAAGATCATCGACTTCGCACACGCCTTCTTCAATGAAGATGACCAAATGGGTTTAGACGAGAATTTCAAAGAGGGCATAGACAACTTCGTTGCGATTTTCGAAGAGTTTTTGAGAGAGACAGACGATCAAGTATTTTGATTGGATCCTAATGTTGtgtaaacaatttaaatattgtCCCTTGGTCTTGACGTACATAGTAATTGtaagaatctttatttattacgtattataatgtacataatgtaatgttttataatgaacttaaaataaatacaaaagttcgctttataaatatttattttcgaaatCAGCCAAAATTATtttcccaaataaaataaaaattacctaTAAACTTAAATATACCTCTAGTAtgaaaatcaaataattattgTGGCACACCCAGCCGAACGAATTATTTTCATTAGTTCATATATTCACATCGAAATTATTAGCTTGCCggaaatggaaaataaaatatttaaatatattgtataatattaccatttttatacataaattgaATGGCTAACATTTACAAAAATAGTGGTTATACTTTGTTTAACAGTCTGTGGTAGCATCCTTTCTCATAGCTAAAGGAGGACCTGCATCCATTGtctaaattaacattattcTGTACTACAATTGTATTCACGAATACCAATAAATTATCCTACGCCATTGGGAAACtgaataacattaaaatttgttCCGAAAGTCGTAGAATAATGACTAGGATTTATTGAATATAGTCCCACTAGTACAGCACTTTTTGTTTCTAGATTTTGCATTGTTAAATTGGCCTGGTAAAGCTGACTTTATTTTCCGTCTGTGACAAGATGAGGCCAACTGCACAACGAATCTAAAATTACGCTACAAGGTACATTTTCCATCGAAGCAGAGAAAATATAAACTGATCACTTTGAATTAACTAGGTGCAATTTTACCTTTATATTCTTGTTATACTAGGTGATTTCTGTCTGCTTTGATGCAAATGCCTCttcagttttaatatttttgtcaaAACTATagttccaatttttttttaggaGTATCATCGTCACGGAGCCCTCACTTTAACCGGGAATCAGTCCCAATACTCCAttttaacattataaaaatatgttccATCTAAGTTACTAAGTCATTGTGCAAGTGGCCCGATTCCGTGTGAATATTACCCAACCGAGCCCGCGTTcggataccaaacaaaattaatataagcATCAGTTAATCTAGTGTTATACAATGTAATATACAACAACATTACAGAAATCAGTGATCTAGCACGAAATAAAGCACCTCTGTTAATTAGGggcgatattttttataagtatttataatcaatatatttttttgtcaaatttttAACGcaatttgtttacaaaaaagaaaactttacaCACACATGGCAGAagattttaacatttttatcttAATTTAGGTCAAAATATTATATCACATTTCATCCGAGTCCACAGTCCGCGGGCGGGGCCCGGCCGCGGTTTCACCGACAAAACCGGGCGAGGCCCCGCCGACACCCCGGGACGGGCGTCGTCGCCTCGACGAGCACGTCCGGCGGCAACACGTTGAGGTCACTATAGCAATGGAGGTATCGCCCGGCGGGCGCTGCcgcggcggccgcggccggcaCTATATCTTGGgcaggcgcggcgcgggcgcgggcagCACCGGCGCCGCCTTG of Pectinophora gossypiella chromosome 16, ilPecGoss1.1, whole genome shotgun sequence contains these proteins:
- the LOC126373831 gene encoding inositol polyphosphate multikinase, giving the protein MSDASTQRKTKPVRRQRSIYQVHYGLPRVRDENMATPLPLPTDPASLQAYTLQVAGHMSTQNNKYLGVLQCNNGTILKPIIKESQKREIDFYTRLSTSNLPDLVELRQYTPTYYGCRRFTYNGHEQEYIVLENLCDRMLEPCIMDVKIGKRTWDPLATEEKILSEQNKYRECKQQLGFCIPGYQVHSLPGGKLLRFGKDHGKRLHGHMVVAAIRKFLNGTTFLCRSLVLALLSRLWKIQRWAARQRSLKLYSASLLLVYDAARLRDCCPDNDTMLCRAQPAARRASIHSISPDAGSNFSGQLTAKGPTYKRVNAVPISPLSLAHSSFTPPSPIHSPWTEALDKLHHNHSFDHNYEDKLSKIKMNYRAQLEQLSDDTPTPNPWGTVKIIDFAHAFFNEDDQMGLDENFKEGIDNFVAIFEEFLRETDDQVF